TGGAGTCGTTTGCCTGATTATAAAGAAAGCTATTTGAATGAACTGCTTGAAAAGGATAAAGCCATCTTTGAATATTGGAGCCATGCAGCTTCTTATTTACCGATGAGCGATTATCGGTTTTCCTTGATTAGCAAAAAAACTTTTTCAGAAGGGAAATCGCATTGGTTCAATCAGGATAAAAAGATGAACAAGTATGTGTTGGACAGGATAAAAGCAGAAGGACCGCTTCAATCAAAAGATTTTGAATTTAAACGAAGTGGTCCGGGTAACTGGTATGAATGGAAGCCCGCTAAAAAAGCCTTAGAACAATTGTTTATGGAAGGGAAATTGATGGTGGCCAAACGGCAAGGTTTTCAGAAAGTATACGATTTGACTGAGCGCGTATTACCTGCTCATGTAAATACGAATTTACCAACAGAAAAAGAGTTTGCAGAATATTTCATTAGAAAAGCTATTCAGGCTAACGGAATAGTAGAGGAGAAGGAAATTTCTTACTTACGCAAAGGGCTCAAAGAACCAATAAATAAAGCGTTGAAGAGGTTGCTAAAAGACGGAAACGTGGTTGAAGTCAAATTAGAAGGTGACTCGAAAACACTTTTTGTTACAACAGAAAATCAGCTACAATCAATTAATGATTTCAAAATTGAGAATACCATTCAGTTACTTTCTCCATTTGATAATGCAATTATTCAACGCAAAGGAACACAACGTTTTTTTGATTTTGATTATGTGATTGAATGCTACGTCCCTGAACCCAAACGTAAATTCGGTTATTTCTGCCTTCCGGTTTTATATGGAGATCAATTTGTAGCCCGTTTTGATCCAAAGGCCGACAGAGCAGAAAAGGTTTTTTACATCAAACAAATGCATTTTGAAAAAGGATTTAAGCCGAATGAAAAATTTAACAAAGCATTTGCTGTTAAATTAAAAGCTTATGCTAGCTTTACAGGCTGTGATAAAGTTGTAATCGATAAAGCCGATAAAAAGTGGAAGAAGGAAATGTACCATTTTTTTTAATAATTAAATCCGTTTTAATCCTTGTTTTCTGCGTCATCCGCGTTCCAATATGTCAACTCAAACCATCATAAAAACAGAAACTGAAGTTGCTACCGAAACCATGGTGGCAGAGGAGGGGCAGACTATTGTTCACTGCATCTGCAATCAGGAAGCGTTTTATAGAATTTGGCCAACCACCTTTTTGATTGAACATGGCACCGGGAAGGAAGCACGATTAATCACAGCTTTTAATGTTTCGTTTTATCCGCAATGGACACCAAAATCACCCGGACAAAAATTTACATTGATCTTTGAAGGATTGAGTAAAAATTGTGTGGTATTTGATTTAAAAGAAATTATTCCTCAGGAAGGCGGCTTTGAAGTAAATGCGATTGTGAGAAATGAAACGGATGTGTATACCGTTTGGATTGATTAAAACAATTCCAATTGCCACTCATTTTTTTTCTTCACTATTCTCTCAGGTAGCTCCCCAAAGTTAGAAAGTGAAATTCCTAAGAGCCGTACTTTTTTATTTTCTGAATCCGACTTTTTAAGTAATTCTTTCGCTGTATGGATAATTGTTTCAAAATCTCCAACGGCTTTACTGAATGAATGATTGCGGGTGATTTGTTGGAAGTTATGATA
This Bacteroidota bacterium DNA region includes the following protein-coding sequences:
- a CDS encoding YcaQ family DNA glycosylase codes for the protein MIHPDFGKGKVAVKNAIEHMGYVQIDTLSVAARAHHHTLWSRLPDYKESYLNELLEKDKAIFEYWSHAASYLPMSDYRFSLISKKTFSEGKSHWFNQDKKMNKYVLDRIKAEGPLQSKDFEFKRSGPGNWYEWKPAKKALEQLFMEGKLMVAKRQGFQKVYDLTERVLPAHVNTNLPTEKEFAEYFIRKAIQANGIVEEKEISYLRKGLKEPINKALKRLLKDGNVVEVKLEGDSKTLFVTTENQLQSINDFKIENTIQLLSPFDNAIIQRKGTQRFFDFDYVIECYVPEPKRKFGYFCLPVLYGDQFVARFDPKADRAEKVFYIKQMHFEKGFKPNEKFNKAFAVKLKAYASFTGCDKVVIDKADKKWKKEMYHFF